From Actinomyces procaprae:
GAGCTGGTTGAACATGGCGATCGCCCGCTGCGGGGACCGGGTCGTTTCCACCGGATGCCGACCGCCCTGCTCGAGCAGGTCCAATTCCAGGGCGGCGGTCTCGGCGCGGCGGGCGTCCTCCCGATACCGCTTCTCTAGGTCGCGTAATGCGCGGGCCGCTGAGCGCGGGTTCACCACCCCGTCGGCTACGGCGGCCAGGTCCGCTTCAATGAGCTCTGAGAGAGCGGGGTCCTCGGCGTCTGCGGCGTGGAGTTCGCCGTCCAGCAGCGATAGGTACAGGGACTCGGCGGCGTCGCTGATGCCGAGTCCGGCGAGTAAGCGGTGAGCCGCCCCGACCTCCGAATCGCTCATATGCGTGATGCTAGCGGTGAATATGGGGGCGTTGCTGGGAGCGAGCTTCATGGAATCGGGGCGGGGCCGGGCTTTGCACGAACTTGGGCTGCATTCCACGACCCCGGGGTGGTCGTGGAACGTACCCGAAGGTCGTGGAACGTCGCCGGGGGTCGTGGAGCGCGCCGTCGAACGAAGCTTTGGAGAGGCACACATGAGTTGGATTAATGCTGGCGGCCTCACGGTTGCCCAATAGCGGGCCGACGCCGCTCCCCCGCCGCGACTTGAAGCGCTGCTGCGTCTCTCCCCATTCACCCAAGCACTCAGGAGGCTCCATGACGGACTGGATCACCCCACCCACCGACGGCGGGGAGCGCCTCGCCGGCACCGGCCCGGCGCTGCTGACCGCCGACCGCGTACTGACCGGACGCCGCGGCGACGCCGTCGGCAGCCTCGAGGCCATCGGTGAGGAGGACCCGGCCGGCGGCGCCGTCTTCATTGACGGCGCCCGTATCCGCGGCGTCGGCCCCACCACCGAGCTGACCGCCAGGCTCGGCGAACTGGCCGAGGCGGCCGGGACTGCGCCCGCGCAGGTGCACCGCGTCGACCTGCCCGGCACCACCCTCATGCCCGGGCTCATCGAGACCCACGCACACCTGCCCACCTCCGGCACGGACGTGGAGTACCCCGACTACGGGGAGCACGACGTCGCCCGGCTCACGTTGAACGCCGCCCGCTCGGCCCGGGAGCTGCTGTCCCTCGGCGTCACCAGCGTGCAGAGCCTGGGCGCCCGCCACTACGTGGACGTCGCCCTGCGCGACGCCATCAACAACGGTGACCTGCGCGGCCCCCGCATCACCGCCTCCGGGCCGCAGATCACCGTCACCGCTGGCCACGCCCACCACGCCGGCGGCGAGGCGGACGGCCTGGATGAGATCCGCCACCAGGTGCGGCTCCACCACAAGCGGGGCGTCGACACCATCAAGGCGATGGCCACCGGCGGCTTCACCACCTCCGGCTCGGTGCCCTGGCTGGCGCAGTTCAGCCAGGAGGAACTCACCGTCATGTTCGCCGACGCCCACCGCCTGGGGAAGTGGACCGCAGCCCACGCCCACGGCACCCAGGGCATTGAGCGGGCGGTGCGCGCCGGCGTCGACTACCTCGCGCACGCCTCCTTCATCGGCCCCGCCGCCCGCTCCGAACCCGACCCGCGCCTGGCCGACGAGATCGCCGCCGCCGGCGTCTACGTGGACTGCACCGTCACCGCCGAGCTGCCCCGCATGATCGCCCGCGACGACGCCTTCGCCCCGCCCGCCCGCATGCTGTGGGAGCACGGCGTGAGAATCGTCGCCGGGCACGACGCCGGCATCCCCGGCGTCCCGAACCGCGGCTACGTCGGCGGCCTCGAGGCACTGGAGGCAGTCGGCCTGCCCCGGGCCGAGGTGCTGCTCGCCGCCACCTCGCGGGCCGCCGCCGGAATCGGCCTGGCGGGCGTGACCGGCGTGCTCGCACCCGACTTCGACGCCGACCTGATCGCCGTCGCCGGGGACCCGCGCACCGGCCTGGGCGTGCTGCGCGACCTGCGGCTGGTGGTCAGCCGGGGACGCGAGTTCATCCCCGACCGCGTACCCGGGCTCGCACACCGCACCGACCTCGACGCCTTCACAGGGCCGGGCGCGGTGCTCGGGGCCTGGCGGAACCGGGACGTGCTGCGCGCCCGCCACCCGGAGGTGTGAGGCGCGTCCGTGCCCGTGCCGCCCGGACGGGTGCTGATTCGATGACTGCCGGTGCGCGCGGCACAATCAGTGCCATGAATCGCCCCGTCCGCGACCTCAGCCGGCCCACCACGCCCAGCTCCGCCGTGCAGTCCCGCATGGCCGAGGAGACCGCCGCCCGCCGCCGCGGCCGGGCCCGCCCCCGCGCTCGCGGAGGATGCCGGCGCCGCCCCGGGCCTGCGCAGCGAGCTGGCCGCCGTCGTCGACTCCCTCGCACCGGAGCTCGTGGCCCTGTCCCAGGATCTGCACGCCCACCCGGAGGTCGGCTACGCCGAGCACCACGCCGTCACCGCCGTCGCCGAACTGCTGCGCGCCCATGACGTCACCCCGAGCGTGGGCGTGTACGGCATGGACACCGCCCTGCGCGCGGAGATCGGTGCCGACGCCGCCGCAGAGCGCGGGGAGCGGCAAGACGCCGGAGCGCCCCAGCCGCCCGCCAGCCCCCACGTCCCGACCATGGCGATCCTCGCGGAGTACGACGCCCTGCCCGGCGTCGGCCACGGCTGCGGGCACAACGTCATGTGCGCCAACTCGGTGGGCGCCTTCCTCGCCCTGGCCGGGCTCGAACGCCGCCGCCCCGGCGTCCTGCCCGGCCGCGTCATCCTGCAGACCACCCCCGCCGAGGAGTCCGACACCGCCAAGGAGATCCTCGCCCAGCGCGGCATGCTCGACGGCGTCGACGCCGCCATCCAGACCCACGCCTACGCCCACGACCTGGCCGACCAGACCTGGCTGGGCGTGCGCCGCATGAGCGCCGTGTACACCGGCATCCCCTCCCACGCCTCCTCCCAGCCCTTCATGGGCCGCAACGCCCTGGACGCCGCCACTCTGGCACTGACCGGCCTGGGCCTGCTGCGCCAGCAGATACTGCCCATGGACCGGGTCCACGCCGTCGTCGACGACGGTGGGCGGGTCGCCAACGTGATCCCCGAGCGCGCGGAGCTCAACCTCATGGTCCGTTCCAAGTACCCCGAGACGCTCAAGGACCTGGTGGGGCGCGTGGAGGACCTGCTGCGCGGGGCGGCGCTAATGACCGGCACGGGGGTGGAGATCATTACCGACGCCAACACCAATCAGATGCCGGTGCGCTCCAATGGCCCGCTGTTGCAGGCCTGGGTGCGTTCCCAGCGGGAGCGCGGCCGCGACCCGCTGCCCGCCGGGGTGGTGCCGGAGACGATCGCCGCGGGCACCGACTTCGGCAACGTGTCACTGCGCGTGCCCGGTATCCACCCGCTCATCAGGGTCACCGACCGCGACGACGTCGCCCTGCACACCCGCGAGATGGCCGCGGCCGCCGGCTCGCCCACCGGTGACGCCGCCGCCGTCGACGGCGCATACGGGCTGGCCGCCGTCGCCCTGGACTGGCTGCACGACGCCGACCTGCGCGACGCCGTGCGCGCCGACTTCGAGGCCGCCGGCGGGCCCGTGGACGTGGCCGGATTCTGGGAGGAGTGAGCCGGAGCGAGGCAGCGCCGTGGCGGCGCGCCCCTGGCGGGGTCGGCCGCAGTAGTGCGCAGCCGATCCGCCGCGGTGCGTGCAGCGCCGCCCTGGTCCCGGACCACCGCGGCGCGTCGACCTACTCGGCCAGTGCCTCGCGCATGACGTCCAGGCCCACGCTGCCCAGCCGCAGCGCCCGGGTGTGGAAGTCCTTCAGGGACTCCCCTCGACCCAGCGCCTCATCGCGGGCCGCCTCCCACAGCCGCTGGCCGACCGCGTATGAGGGCGCCTGCCCCGGCCAGCCCAGGTAGCGGTCCAGCTCGAAGCGCAGGAAGGACTCCGTCATCGCCACGTTGTGGCGCAGGAAGGCCCAGGCCGAGTCGGCGTCCCAGACGCCGTCGCCGACGCCGGGCAGCTCCGCCAGCTCCGGCGGACGCCGCTTACCCAGGTGCACGCCGATGTCCAGCACCACGCGGGCGGCCCGCAGCCGCTGGGAGTCGAGCACGCCCATGCGGTCGCCCGGGTCGTCCTGGAAGCCGAGGTCCGCCATCAGCTGCTCGGCGTACAGGGCCCAGCCCTCACCGTGACCACTGACCCAGCAGGCCAGACGCCGCCAGGCGTTGAGCTCGTCGCGCACATAGGTCTGCATACCGACCTGCAGGTGGTGGCCGGGCACGCCCTCATGGAAGACGGTGGTGCGCTCCTGCCAGGCGGCGAAGGTGTCGGTACCCTCCGGCACCGACCACCACATGCGGCCCGGCCGGGTGAAGTCGTCGCTCGGACCCGTGTAGTAGATGCCGCCGGTGGCCGACGGCGCAATACGGCACTCCAGGGTGCGCAGCGGGGCGGGGATGTCGAAGTGGGTGCCGTCCAGGGCTGCGATGGCATCATCCGCGGTGCGCTGCATCCATGCCTGCAGGGCGGCGGTGCCGTGGATGGTACGCGCCGGGTCCGCCTTGAGCCGGTCCATCGCCTCGCGCACGCCCACGCCCGCGCCGTACAGGTGCGCGGCGATCTCCTGCTGCTCGGCGTCGATGGCGGCCAGGCGCTCGCGGCCCCACTCGTAGGTCTCATCCAGGTCGACCACGGCGCCCAGGAACTCGCGACTGAAGCGGGCGTAGCGCTCGCGGCCCACGCCGTCCACCTCGCCGGCGAGCGGCGCGATCTGTTCGCCCAGGAAGTCGGCGATGCGGCTGTAGGCGCCGCGGGCCTGCGCCGAGGCGTCGCGCAGGTCCGCGCGCAGCGACTCGGGCAGGGGAGCGCCGTCGGCGGTGGTGGCGGCGTCGATGAGCGCCGTGTAGGAGCTGGAGGACTCCGTCGCCTGGGTGCGGGCCTGGCCG
This genomic window contains:
- a CDS encoding amidohydrolase family protein translates to MTDWITPPTDGGERLAGTGPALLTADRVLTGRRGDAVGSLEAIGEEDPAGGAVFIDGARIRGVGPTTELTARLGELAEAAGTAPAQVHRVDLPGTTLMPGLIETHAHLPTSGTDVEYPDYGEHDVARLTLNAARSARELLSLGVTSVQSLGARHYVDVALRDAINNGDLRGPRITASGPQITVTAGHAHHAGGEADGLDEIRHQVRLHHKRGVDTIKAMATGGFTTSGSVPWLAQFSQEELTVMFADAHRLGKWTAAHAHGTQGIERAVRAGVDYLAHASFIGPAARSEPDPRLADEIAAAGVYVDCTVTAELPRMIARDDAFAPPARMLWEHGVRIVAGHDAGIPGVPNRGYVGGLEALEAVGLPRAEVLLAATSRAAAGIGLAGVTGVLAPDFDADLIAVAGDPRTGLGVLRDLRLVVSRGREFIPDRVPGLAHRTDLDAFTGPGAVLGAWRNRDVLRARHPEV
- a CDS encoding DUF885 domain-containing protein, which translates into the protein MTETPSDIPSAAPAAVQPVDRSARRPTDVDAVAERYVENLADLSPEFAVSVGLPGRRGELDGYSPEALAALTDLDRRTLAELEQVEPVDAIDRVTVAAMRERLGVAIEAAEAGEALRSLDNIASPIQNLRDLFDNLPTATESDWADFAACLRDVPRALKEYADSLRLAASRGDVAARRQVEACIGQARTQATESSSSYTALIDAATTADGAPLPESLRADLRDASAQARGAYSRIADFLGEQIAPLAGEVDGVGRERYARFSREFLGAVVDLDETYEWGRERLAAIDAEQQEIAAHLYGAGVGVREAMDRLKADPARTIHGTAALQAWMQRTADDAIAALDGTHFDIPAPLRTLECRIAPSATGGIYYTGPSDDFTRPGRMWWSVPEGTDTFAAWQERTTVFHEGVPGHHLQVGMQTYVRDELNAWRRLACWVSGHGEGWALYAEQLMADLGFQDDPGDRMGVLDSQRLRAARVVLDIGVHLGKRRPPELAELPGVGDGVWDADSAWAFLRHNVAMTESFLRFELDRYLGWPGQAPSYAVGQRLWEAARDEALGRGESLKDFHTRALRLGSVGLDVMREALAE